Proteins from a single region of Strix uralensis isolate ZFMK-TIS-50842 chromosome 12, bStrUra1, whole genome shotgun sequence:
- the RGS9BP gene encoding regulator of G-protein signaling 9-binding protein — protein sequence MVKEECKALLDALNKVTACYRHMVLTIGGTSDSQNLREELKKTRQKAQELAVANRNKLTTVLKDKTVSKEDKAEFERLWVIFSTCLEILEIDMRRALELGHEFPLNVPKKHLIQTGMSGGTSGVAARAMSVQNMKYEAEHNIDVVDLKDLENEINQVGEMMYEMEMKVNVPQWTVEAKQDPGAELKSTISVGASSIGMISVEENKSFCDISKVLAGIIFAAVLIIAIVLAVCVVKLS from the coding sequence ATGGTGAAGGAGGAGTGCAAGGCGCTGCTGGACGCGCTCAACAAGGTGACCGCCTGCTACCGGCACATGGTGCTGACCATCGGCGGCACCTCGGACTCGCAGAACCTGCGGGAGGAGCTGAAGAAGACGCGGCAGAAAGCCCAGGAGCTAGCGGTGGCCAACAGGAACAAGCTCACCACGGTCCTGAAGGATAAAACCGTGAGTAAGGAAGACAAAGCCGAGTTCGAGAGGCTATGGGTGATTTTCTCCACGTGCCTAGAGATCCTGGAGATCGACATgaggagggccctggagctgggCCACGAGTTCCCGCTAAACGTCCCCAAAAAGCACCTGATCCAGACAGGCATGAGCGGGGGAACCTCCGGCGTGGCCGCCAGGGCGATGAGCGTCCAGAACATGAAATACGAGGCTGAGCACAACATAGACGTGGTGGATTTGAAAGACCTCGAGAACGAAATCAACCAGGTAGGAGAGATGATGTACGAGATGGAAATGAAGGTCAATGTCCCCCAGTGGACGGTGGAGGCTAAGCAAGACCCGGGGGCTGAACTAAAATCCACCATCAGCGTGGGCGCTTCTTCTATTGGCATGATCTCTGTGGAGGAAAATAAGTCTTTCTGCGATATCAGCAAGGTTCTAGCTGGGATTATTTTCGCCGCTGTGCTCATTATCGCTATTGTCCTGGCAGTGTGTGTGGTAAAACTCTCTTAG